The Prunus dulcis chromosome 5, ALMONDv2, whole genome shotgun sequence genomic sequence AACAAAGTGAAATTTCACCTGCGAAAGTTTTAGTAAATTGAACCCTAAACATGTTCTTCAAGAGATCATCTATTTTTCCTTATGTTACTGGAAAGCTCTCAAGTTTTGTCTCCTATAACATTTGCTAGTTCCTTCTTCAAATTTAGAGAGAAGTCCATGTCAATGCTCCAATTTCGCTTCGGGATTCACCATATAAACTCTTCTTATATCATCTTCTTGTTATTTTTCTGTTGGACAGCCAGATATAGCTGCCCCTGGTGTGAACATTCTGGCTGCAACTTCTCCACTTGATGCACTAGGGGAGGGTGGATATGTCATGCACTCAGGAACATCAATGTCAACTCCTCATGTCGCAGGCATTGTGGCTCTTCTCAAAGCAATGCATCCCAATTGGTCTCCGGCAGCCATTAAATCGGCACTTGTCACAACTGGTAACCACATGATCACATGTTCCTAATTTCATTAACGATACATGCTAAACTAAACCATGTTCTAAATTTTCATGCAGCATGGAGGAATGGCCCGTCTGGTTTACCAATCTTCGCAGAGGGATCGCCTCAAAAGCTGGCAAATCCATTCGATTTTGGAGGTGGCATTATGAACCCCAATGGAGCAGCAGACCCCGGTTTAGTATATGACATAGGCAAAGCCGGCTACATGCAATATCTCTGTGCAAGGGGCTACAACAACTCTGCCATCTCTAGGCTTGTAGGGCAGAACACAAAATGTCCCATTAAGAAGCCCTCTATCCTTAACATGAACCTACCCTCCATAACCATACCAAGTCTCAAAAATCCTATCACGATAAAAAGAAGTGTAACAAATGTGGGAGCCCCTGAATCCATTTACAGAGCTACCATTGAGACTCCATTTGGTACAATTGTATCTGTAAATCCCAATGCTCTGGTCTTCAACTCTACAGTTCGAAAGCTCGATTTCACGATCGTCATCTCCACGATCCACAGGATGAATACTGGATACTATTTTGGAAGCCTTAGCTGGGCTGATGGAGTGCATGTTGTAAGGATTCCTTTGTCTGTGAGGACAGAGTTTTTGCAACCTTATGATGCAAATGATGACTGAATTGAATAGTGAAATGATGGAGTGCATTCACTTTAAGCCTATCTTCTCATATCTATATAAAACAGGACTTCAATCATTCgtctaccaaaaaaaaagtctacATTTGGTCGCAAGAATATGAAATAATTGGTAAGCTATTTACTCTCTGAAAATTATGTTAATGAACATTAGAGTGGTCAAATTCCTTAATCAGACCGACATCAAACCAAAATAACCGTTGGACTTGAGCAGTTTGGGCCTCACTTCGATTTAACTAAATTTTGggccaaaaacccaaaatccaacAAAACTGAACTACATACGTAAAATTGTTTTGGGGATACTGTTTTGacccactaaaaaaaaaaaaaaattatcccaAACAAATGGTTCATTTATATAATCTtcgttatttttgttttaactttttcatAACAATTTTATCCCTTTAACAAGCTGCGTTTAACAAGGGTTAAATACTTTTGCAGAGAATaatgaaacattcaaaataccataaaatgTCCTTGATTGATGATAGTATTAAGagttgaaaatattaaataaatgaggataatatagtaaattcatATCTTTCtggattaaaaaatatatataatataaaataaataagaacaTAACTCCTATTTTAATGGAACAACCCATTgtctttcttaattttatagGATCATTAAAGAAATAGGAGGGTTTCTTCCATTGTTATTCTATATCATATTCATCATTATCATTCTAGCAAGAACTTCTAGGAGCTCATTAAGAAATGGGTCTAGGACTGACTTCTcaattatttgatttgtttattttgcaAACTTATCTTCTCAGATTACATTGGTTGGCAAGTTTCTTAGGCCCcaatcctttaatttgttcatAACAtaaatttattcattttttagtCCCCAAATCTTCCAAACCAATTTCTTAGATCCCTTTTCTAATCACCCCAGATAATTAataccatttttttattagttgtTTTATGCTTTGTCTTTGTTTATGCTAATCAACTCTAGGAGGTTGTTTTCATACCCTTATAgtcaattttttgttaaattttaaagagatGAGCCAATAGCCCACTACTAGCAACATCGACATTGTCTCCCAATTTAATCACCTACAAAGCCCAGTAGATGTAAGGTTTTATCACAGAAGGTCTCGGTAACATTAGTAGTaaaaccattcattatatgttgtattttatttagttaagtTTCCGATATGtgacttatattcttcaacaatttTTGCAAAGACAAGGCTCATGATACAATTAGCCACTTCACAATCATATTTTGTAACAAAACCCTCGGATAAGTACTGATCAATCTTTGAATTTCGACGAAACAGGAAGCTTTCCTCCATCATTAACAAAATGCAAACAGAATGAATATAATATGTgtcaaaagtcaaatttcATTTATGCAAGCATCATATAATGCTTGCATAAGAAACAATCCTAGCCTCCCATGGGCTTAATGTGTTTAATCAAAGTCTATATAAGGCAATGCACCAAACTTTTAAGCTTCAAAACTTGAAGCTTAAACGCCATGGCTTCTCTTTTattgaagaagatgagcaaCAAAGTTTCAGTGTTTGTgacatttaatattttcttagtGTTCTGTACCCAAAACACTATGATTAGGACGGTCCATGCCAATAGTAAAGTGAGTGCTCCCAAACTAGAAATCTCTtcctttttcccaaaaaaaaaaaaatatatatatatattttgtggtTCTTactattgttttttttttctttttaaaggtTCACATAGTCTATATGGGTGAAAAGCATCACCATGATCCTGAGGTTGTAACCAGTTTGCATCACGACATGCTGGCCTCAGTTTTCGGGTGGTATTCATCTTGTAAACCcgttataaattatatatattcgAATTTAGAACCTCTTTTAATATTGGGAAGAAAAGCATCACTTAAACAAaagagttataaaaaaaaccttaataCCTTTATGCTCATTAAATGGAATGTTAGTGTCATATGATTTTATATGATAAAATCATTTTCCACACATACTatagtttaaaaataaaataaaaagattagcCCCAGAGGAATTGATGAAATCCTGGATTGCACAAGTATTATGTTTGTTCAAGACTTTCAAGTTGACTATTTGCCTAATTATGTCCATGCAGCAAAGAAGCCGCTTATGATTCTATGGTGTACAGTTACAAGCATGGATTCTCCGGTTTCGCAGCTAAAGTCACAGAATCTCAAGCTCAGAAGATTGCAGGTAGGTTTTCCTGTTTACACTGGCTTCAACTTATTAAAGAGATTCAATTCTTGTGGCTCAGCAGTCAAATTCCAAATATTACTCTCACTGATTTTCTTCTATG encodes the following:
- the LOC117627602 gene encoding subtilisin-like protease SBT3.8 isoform X2 is translated as MVAGKVVLCFTTVSRRTAITGASAAVKEAGGVGLIVAKNPSDALYPCNEDFPCIEVDYEIGTRILFYIRSTRSPLVKLRPPKTFIGKPLSAKVAYFSSRGPNSITRAILKPDIAAPGVNILAATSPLDALGEGGYVMHSGTSMSTPHVAGIVALLKAMHPNWSPAAIKSALVTTAWRNGPSGLPIFAEGSPQKLANPFDFGGGIMNPNGAADPGLVYDIGKAGYMQYLCARGYNNSAISRLVGQNTKCPIKKPSILNMNLPSITIPSLKNPITIKRSVTNVGAPESIYRATIETPFGTIVSVNPNALVFNSTVRKLDFTIVISTIHRMNTGYYFGSLSWADGVHVVRIPLSVRTEFLQPYDANDD